Proteins encoded together in one Etheostoma cragini isolate CJK2018 chromosome 11, CSU_Ecrag_1.0, whole genome shotgun sequence window:
- the col4a1 gene encoding collagen alpha-1(IV) chain isoform X1: MLLPSGTLLLLAALYSSVDLTGAEGCGTSCGKCDCSGVKGAKGERGFPGLQGNMGFPGMQGPEGPPGSMGPTGDLGEPGASGLKGVRGPPGLPGFPGNPGLPGINGNDGPPGSPGIPGCNGTKGDRGRDGAPGFDGLQGPPGIPGLPGMKGDPGGVIGIVPLKGDQGFPGTPGLPGFSGNPGPVGPPGPRGYQGPKGDPGPPGLPGEKGDKLAFVSEKGDKGDQGIRGPPGPPGPPGPFAEGSPTTVYLPGTPGDRGLQGDKGDKGQCIPHLAGVKGEPGPPGARGKPGKDGEDGLKGEKGFPGSFGYTGSQGEKGERGPPGHGSGSPGAPGPRGLPGLNGEKGFPGPQGEAGPPGRHIEGPRGETGQKGNVGEKGDSGLEGESLVGPPGQPGNTGPPGPPGPPINPNECDIEKGAPGPPGPLGLQGELGQKGDRGDTCVQCEGFGPPGLPGPQGPKGDRGPPGLVGGKGEKGGFGAPGQPGRPGSAGIPGLIGAPGAVGEPGDILAGTGLKGEKGLAGVPGSPGPSGRDGQPGRDGQPGIPGFKGEPAKEGIKGERGPDGDPGIIGSPGERGPPGLPGYGRPGEPGEKGSQGRPGIPGHPGPSGAKGEPGKSVSTPGPQGVPGPRGVNGEPGAQGNRGLQGDPGLPGFPGPKGDQGPSGIGFPGPTGPKGISGIPGAPGVPGEPGRPGQDGLTGKSGTPGQKGEPGRGLPGPKGSQGLPGITGFQGEKGGVGLPGIPGQEGQTGPPGPQGVKGDLGPPGPPGLVGLPGAPGKGSPGAPGPQGQAGEPGPYGREGVKGEKGYPGPPGLDMPGPQGEKGTPGFPGSPGPKGLPGPHGLPGRDGPIGNQGSKGEMGVMGTPGVPGFPGPPGTPGSPGLRGDPGITGPRGNDGETGAKGERGDRGLQGPPGNMSEVDMEHMKGEKGDIGKPGEPGFAGEKGHRGLPGNPGLSGKDGEPGLPGQPGEKGDPGFPGEPGGIGQPGQKGAVGEMGIPGPSGPKGSKGDIGTPGHHGFRGTDGQKGDKGTAGVPGIGLPGTPGEKGQTGQPGFPGPPGERGLKGLEGMPGQPGLQGIKGDKGTIGYSGQPGRPGEKGVPGLQGSEGEKGRDGRPGEGGLQGPPGVPGEKGEPGVDGIPGSSGERGDTGAPGRGFPGPPGVLGGKGDKGSPGFPGPPGHPGVSGIKGDKGLPGSQGAQGETGERGLPGISLEGPKGERGETGQPGEAGSSGVPGTSGVPGRNGQKGDKGDQGLPGFQGESGHKGDPGVTGLPGQSGLPGIDGQKGERGLQGVPGFPGTRGNFGDIGFKGEVGDRGFPGEKGNVGPPGPPGPSIFVKGDIGFQGPQGLPGPQGPSGLPGQKGLQGVTGIPGPKGEDGIPGYHGQPGSKGDPGLPGPQGPRGHPGPPGPDGVPGQVGLPGPSSMEHGFLVTRHSQTVEVPHCPEGTSLIYDGYSLLYVQGNERSHGQDLGTAGSCLRKFSPMPFLFCNINNVCNFASRNDYSYWLTSPEPMPMSMAPITGEGIKPFISRCSVCEAPAMVIAIHSQTIMIPPCPHGWDSLWIGYSFVMHTSAGAEGSGQALASPGSCLEEFRSAPFIECHGRGTCNYYANSYSFWLATIEDNEMFTKPVPTTLKAGSLRTHISRCQVCMKRT, from the exons GGCTGTGGAACATCATGTGGAAAATGTGACTGCAGTGGTGTGAAAGGAGCAAAG GGTGAGCGTGGATTTCCTGGTCTTCAAGGTAATATGGGATTTCCAGGGATGCAGGGACCTGAAGGGCCTCCAGGATCAATGGGCCCCACG gGAGATCTGGGTGAACCTGGAGCTTCTGGACTAAAAGGAGTGCGG GGTCCTCCTGGTCTGCCTGGTTTCCCAGGAAACCCGGGACTACCA GGCATCAATGGAAATGACGGGCCACCAGGATCGCCAGGTATCCCAGGATGCAATGGGACTAAA ggagacagaggaagggatGGCGCTCCTGGTTTTGACGGTCTTCAAGGACCTCCT GGCATCCCAGGACTTCCTGGAATGAAG GGTGACCCTGGTGGTGTGATCGGAATTGTTCCCCTAAAAGGAGATCAAGGATTCCCTGGAACACCTGGATTAcct GGATTTAGCGGAAATCCTGGACCTGTTGGACCTCCTGGGCCTCGAGGCTATCAAGGACCAAAA GGTGATCCTGGGCCCCCTGGCCTCCCTGGAGAGAAG GGTGACAAGCTGGCCTTTGTGAGTGAAAAAGGAGACAAA GGTGACCAAGGAATTCGTGGTCCACCTGGCCCTCCTGGACCTCCTGGTCCATTTGCGGAAGGCTCACCTACCACAGTTTACTTACCTGGAACACCG GGCGACAGAGGACTTCAGGGAGACAAAGGAGACAAA GGCCAGTGCATCCCGCATCTAGCTGGTGTCAAAGGTGAACCTGGCCCGCCTGGAGCAAGA GGTAAACCTGGAAAGGATGGAGAGGATGGGCTGAAG GGAGAAAAAGGCTTCCCTGGATCCTTTGGATACACCGGTTCCCAG GGTGAAAAGGGTGAAAGAGGACCACCAGGTCAC GGTAGTGGTTCCCCTGGTGCTCCCGGTCCTCGTGGTCTCCCAGGGTTAAATGGAGAAAAGG GGTTTCCTGGTCCTCAGGGAGAGGCAGGTCCACCAg GACGGCACATTGAAGGGCCTCGAGGAGAGACGGGTCAGAAGGGAAATGTTGGGGAGAAAGGAGACAGTGGTTTAGAAGGAGAGTCTCTTGTTGGACCTCCGGGACAACCAGGAAACACTGGACCACCTGGACCACCTGGACCACCGA TTAACCCTAATGAATGTGACATTGAGAAAGGAGCGCCTGGCCCACCTGGACCTCTAGGGTTACAAGGGGAATTGGGACAGAAGG GTGACAGAGGTGACACCTGTGTTCAATGTGAAGGCTTCGGTCCACCTGGATTACCTGGCCCCCAAGGCCCTAAAGGAGATCGAG GACCTCCTGGGCTAGTAGGGGGGAAGGGAGAAAAGGGTGGATTTGGCGCTCCTGGACAACCTGGTAGACCT GGTTCTGCAGGCATCCCTGGGTTGATTGGAGCCCCTGGTGCTGTCGGTGAGCCAGGGGACATTCTCGCAGGTACTGGTCTGAAGGGGGAAAAAGGTCTGGCTGGTGTTCCTGGTTCCCCAGGGCCATCAGGGAGAGATGGACAGCCAGGGAGAGATGGACAGCCAGGTATACCTGGCTTCAAAGGAGAACCg GCCAAAGAGGGCATCAAGGGTGAGCGTGGACCAGATGGGGACCCTGGTATAATTGGGTCTCCAGGAGAAAGGGGTCCACCGGGCCTGCCAGGCTACGGGCGACCAGGGGAGCCTGGAGAGAAGGGCAGCCAGGGAAGACCAGGCATTCCTGGCCATCCTGGACCATctg GTGCAAAAGGTGAGCCAGGTAAAAGTGTAAGCACTCCTGGACCTCAGGGAGTACCTGGACCACGTGGAGTAAACGGCGAACCTGGAGCTCAAG GCAACAGAGGCCTGCAGGGAGACCCAGGGTTGCCGGGTTTCCCTGGACCAAAGGGTGATCAAGGACCCTCTGGAATTGGATTTCCAGGCCCAACTGGTCCGAAAG GAATCAGTGGAATTCCTGGAGCTCCAGGAGTACCAGGAGAGCCAGGAAGACCAGGACAGGATGGCTTGACTGGAAAATCTGGTACACCTGGacaaaaa GGTGAACCAGGGCGGGGTCTTCCAGGCCCAAAAGGTTCGCAGGGCCTCCCAGGAATTACTGGTTTCCAGGGTGAAAAGGGTGGCGTTGGACTACCTGGTATTCCTGGACAAGAAGGCCAGACAGGACCCCCAGGACCTCAGGGAGTCAAAG GTGACTTAGGACCGCCAGGACCTCCGGGACTGGTTGGCTTACCAGGTGCTCCAGGAAAAGGTTCCCCCGGAGCCCCTGGACCACAAGGACAAGCTGGAGAGCCTGGACCATACG GTAGGGAAGGTGTAAAAGGAGAAAAGGGCTACCCAGGTCCTCCTGGTCTGGACATGCCGGGGCCTCAGGGAGAGAAGGGAACCCCCGGGTTCCCAGGAAGCCCAGGTCCCAAAGGACTGCCAGGGCCGCACGGCCTACCAGGCCGGGACGGACCAATTGGAAACCAAG GTTCTAAAGGTGAAATGGGGGTCATGGGGACACCAGGAGTACCAGGATTCCCTGGACCACCTGGGACACCTGGATCTCCTGGACTAAGAG GTGATCCCGGCATTACTGGACCAAGAGGCAATGATGGAGAGACTGGAGCTAAAGGAGAAAGGGGAGATCGAGGTCTTCAGGGACCTCCTGGGAACATGAGCGAAGTTGACATGGAGCACATGAAGGGGGAGAAGGGAGATATTGGAAAACCAG GTGAACCTGGGTTTGCTGGAGAGAAGGGCCACCGTGGACTTCCTGGTAACCCTGGATTGTCAGGCAAAGATGGAGAGCCCGGATTACCTGGACAACCAG GTGAGAAAGGAGACCCTGGGTTCCCTGGAGAGCCTGGTGGTATAGGACAACCTGGACAGAAGGGCGCTGTAGGAGAGATGGGAATACCAG gtcCGTCTGGTCCAAAGGGTTCTAAAGGAGATATTGGTACACCAGGACATCATGGATTCAGAGGCACAGATGGACAGAAAGGAGACAAGGGAACAGCCGGAGTCCCAGGTATTGGGCTCCCAGGAACTCCAGGAGAAAAG GGTCAGACAGGCCAGCCAGGATTCCCAGGACCACCAGGAGAGAGGGGTCTGAAGGGTCTTGAGGGTATGCCTGGCCAGCCAGGACTCCAAGGAATCAAGGGAGACAAAGGAACCATTGGGTATTCAG gTCAGCCAGGTAGACCAGGCGAGAAGGGTGTGCCTGGGCTGCAGGGGTCTGAAGGAGAAAAAGGTCGAGACGGTCGGCCTG GTGAAGGGGGCTTGCAGGGACCTCCTGGTGTTCCAGGTGAAAAGGGAGAACCTGGAGTGGATGGCATCCCTGGATCCTcaggggagagaggagacacAG GTGCACCCGGCCGAGGTTTCCCCGGACCACCTGGAGTGCTTGGTGGCAAAG GTGACAAAGGTAGTCCTGGCTTCCCTGGCCCTCCTGGTCATCCAGGTGTTTCTGGTATCAAAGGCGACAAGGGACTTCCGGGCTCTCAGGGGGCCCAGGGGGAAACAGGAGAGAGGGGTCTCCCTGGTATCTCTCTGGAGGGCCCtaagggagagaggggagaaacAGGACAACCAGGAGAAGCAG GATCCTCAGGAGTACCAGGAACCTCTGGTGTGCCAGGCAGAAAcggacaaaaaggagacaaaggaGACCAGGGTCTTCCTGGTTTCCAGGGAGAGTCGGGACACAAGGGTGACCCTGGAGTTACTGGACTTCCT GGACAATCTGGCCTTCCAGGTATTGATggacagaaaggagagaggggatTGCAGGGTGTCCCTGGCTTCCCAG GTACAAGAGGTAATTTTGGGGACATTGGATTCAAAGGAGAAGTTGGAGACAGAGGATTCCCAGGAGAAAAGG GCAATGTAGGTCCCCCTGGTCCCCCCGGCCCCAGCATCTTCGTCAAAGGAGACATCGGATTCCAAGGGCCTCAAGGCCTCCCGGGACCCCAGGGGCCATCTGGGCTCCCTGGACAGAAAGGACTGCAAG GTGTTACAGGTATTCCGGGACCAAAAGGCGAAGATGGCATTCCTGGATACCATGGTCAGCCTGGGTCCAAAGGAGATCCTGGCCTTCCGGGGCCACAGG GACCTAGAGGACACCCTGGCCCCCCAGGACCTGACGGTGTTCCAGGTCAAGTGGGTCTCCCCGGCCCCTCCTCCATGGAACATGGGTTTCTGGTAACCCGTCATAGCCAAACGGTGGAGGTTCCACACTGCCCTGAGGGAACGTCGCTCATATATGATGGCTACTCCTTGCTCTACGTACAAGGCAACGAACGTTCCCATGGACAGGACTTAG GTACGGCAGGCAGCTGTCTAAGAAAGTTCAGCCCCATGCCCTTCCTCTTCTGTAACATTAACAACGTGTGCAACTTTGCCTCCCGTAATGACTACTCCTACTGGCTCACCTCCCCTGAGCCCATGCCCATGAGCATGGCACCCATCACTGGTGAAGGCATCAAACCCTTTATCAGCAG GTGTTCTGTGTGTGAAGCCCCAGCGATGGTGATAGCAATTCACAGTCAGACCATCATGATCCCCCCATGCCCTCACGGCTGGGACTCTCTGTGGAT
- the col4a1 gene encoding collagen alpha-1(IV) chain isoform X2, which produces MLLPSGTLLLLAALYSSVDLTGAEGCGTSCGKCDCSGVKGAKGERGFPGLQGNMGFPGMQGPEGPPGSMGPTGDLGEPGASGLKGVRGPPGLPGFPGNPGLPGINGNDGPPGSPGIPGCNGTKGDRGRDGAPGFDGLQGPPGIPGLPGMKGDPGGVIGIVPLKGDQGFPGTPGLPGFSGNPGPVGPPGPRGYQGPKGDPGPPGLPGEKGDKLAFVSEKGDKGDQGIRGPPGPPGPPGPFAEGSPTTVYLPGTPGDRGLQGDKGDKGQCIPHLAGVKGEPGPPGARGKPGKDGEDGLKGEKGFPGSFGYTGSQGEKGERGPPGHGSGSPGAPGPRGLPGLNGEKGFPGPQGEAGPPGRHIEGPRGETGQKGNVGEKGDSGLEGESLVGPPGQPGNTGPPGPPGPPINPNECDIEKGAPGPPGPLGLQGELGQKGDRGDTCVQCEGFGPPGLPGPQGPKGDRGPPGLVGGKGEKGGFGAPGQPGRPGSAGIPGLIGAPGAVGEPGDILAGTGLKGEKGLAGVPGSPGPSGRDGQPGRDGQPGIPGFKGEPAKEGIKGERGPDGDPGIIGSPGERGPPGLPGYGRPGEPGEKGSQGRPGIPGHPGPSGAKGEPGKSVSTPGPQGVPGPRGVNGEPGAQGNRGLQGDPGLPGFPGPKGDQGPSGIGFPGPTGPKGISGIPGAPGVPGEPGRPGQDGLTGKSGTPGQKGEPGRGLPGPKGSQGLPGITGFQGEKGGVGLPGIPGQEGQTGPPGPQGVKGDLGPPGPPGLVGLPGAPGKGSPGAPGPQGQAGEPGPYGREGVKGEKGYPGPPGLDMPGPQGEKGTPGFPGSPGPKGLPGPHGLPGRDGPIGNQGSKGEMGVMGTPGVPGFPGPPGTPGSPGLRGDPGITGPRGNDGETGAKGERGDRGLQGPPGNMSEVDMEHMKGEKGDIGKPGDPGFPGEPGGIGQPGQKGAVGEMGIPGPSGPKGSKGDIGTPGHHGFRGTDGQKGDKGTAGVPGIGLPGTPGEKGQTGQPGFPGPPGERGLKGLEGMPGQPGLQGIKGDKGTIGYSGQPGRPGEKGVPGLQGSEGEKGRDGRPGEGGLQGPPGVPGEKGEPGVDGIPGSSGERGDTGAPGRGFPGPPGVLGGKGDKGSPGFPGPPGHPGVSGIKGDKGLPGSQGAQGETGERGLPGISLEGPKGERGETGQPGEAGSSGVPGTSGVPGRNGQKGDKGDQGLPGFQGESGHKGDPGVTGLPGQSGLPGIDGQKGERGLQGVPGFPGTRGNFGDIGFKGEVGDRGFPGEKGNVGPPGPPGPSIFVKGDIGFQGPQGLPGPQGPSGLPGQKGLQGVTGIPGPKGEDGIPGYHGQPGSKGDPGLPGPQGPRGHPGPPGPDGVPGQVGLPGPSSMEHGFLVTRHSQTVEVPHCPEGTSLIYDGYSLLYVQGNERSHGQDLGTAGSCLRKFSPMPFLFCNINNVCNFASRNDYSYWLTSPEPMPMSMAPITGEGIKPFISRCSVCEAPAMVIAIHSQTIMIPPCPHGWDSLWIGYSFVMHTSAGAEGSGQALASPGSCLEEFRSAPFIECHGRGTCNYYANSYSFWLATIEDNEMFTKPVPTTLKAGSLRTHISRCQVCMKRT; this is translated from the exons GGCTGTGGAACATCATGTGGAAAATGTGACTGCAGTGGTGTGAAAGGAGCAAAG GGTGAGCGTGGATTTCCTGGTCTTCAAGGTAATATGGGATTTCCAGGGATGCAGGGACCTGAAGGGCCTCCAGGATCAATGGGCCCCACG gGAGATCTGGGTGAACCTGGAGCTTCTGGACTAAAAGGAGTGCGG GGTCCTCCTGGTCTGCCTGGTTTCCCAGGAAACCCGGGACTACCA GGCATCAATGGAAATGACGGGCCACCAGGATCGCCAGGTATCCCAGGATGCAATGGGACTAAA ggagacagaggaagggatGGCGCTCCTGGTTTTGACGGTCTTCAAGGACCTCCT GGCATCCCAGGACTTCCTGGAATGAAG GGTGACCCTGGTGGTGTGATCGGAATTGTTCCCCTAAAAGGAGATCAAGGATTCCCTGGAACACCTGGATTAcct GGATTTAGCGGAAATCCTGGACCTGTTGGACCTCCTGGGCCTCGAGGCTATCAAGGACCAAAA GGTGATCCTGGGCCCCCTGGCCTCCCTGGAGAGAAG GGTGACAAGCTGGCCTTTGTGAGTGAAAAAGGAGACAAA GGTGACCAAGGAATTCGTGGTCCACCTGGCCCTCCTGGACCTCCTGGTCCATTTGCGGAAGGCTCACCTACCACAGTTTACTTACCTGGAACACCG GGCGACAGAGGACTTCAGGGAGACAAAGGAGACAAA GGCCAGTGCATCCCGCATCTAGCTGGTGTCAAAGGTGAACCTGGCCCGCCTGGAGCAAGA GGTAAACCTGGAAAGGATGGAGAGGATGGGCTGAAG GGAGAAAAAGGCTTCCCTGGATCCTTTGGATACACCGGTTCCCAG GGTGAAAAGGGTGAAAGAGGACCACCAGGTCAC GGTAGTGGTTCCCCTGGTGCTCCCGGTCCTCGTGGTCTCCCAGGGTTAAATGGAGAAAAGG GGTTTCCTGGTCCTCAGGGAGAGGCAGGTCCACCAg GACGGCACATTGAAGGGCCTCGAGGAGAGACGGGTCAGAAGGGAAATGTTGGGGAGAAAGGAGACAGTGGTTTAGAAGGAGAGTCTCTTGTTGGACCTCCGGGACAACCAGGAAACACTGGACCACCTGGACCACCTGGACCACCGA TTAACCCTAATGAATGTGACATTGAGAAAGGAGCGCCTGGCCCACCTGGACCTCTAGGGTTACAAGGGGAATTGGGACAGAAGG GTGACAGAGGTGACACCTGTGTTCAATGTGAAGGCTTCGGTCCACCTGGATTACCTGGCCCCCAAGGCCCTAAAGGAGATCGAG GACCTCCTGGGCTAGTAGGGGGGAAGGGAGAAAAGGGTGGATTTGGCGCTCCTGGACAACCTGGTAGACCT GGTTCTGCAGGCATCCCTGGGTTGATTGGAGCCCCTGGTGCTGTCGGTGAGCCAGGGGACATTCTCGCAGGTACTGGTCTGAAGGGGGAAAAAGGTCTGGCTGGTGTTCCTGGTTCCCCAGGGCCATCAGGGAGAGATGGACAGCCAGGGAGAGATGGACAGCCAGGTATACCTGGCTTCAAAGGAGAACCg GCCAAAGAGGGCATCAAGGGTGAGCGTGGACCAGATGGGGACCCTGGTATAATTGGGTCTCCAGGAGAAAGGGGTCCACCGGGCCTGCCAGGCTACGGGCGACCAGGGGAGCCTGGAGAGAAGGGCAGCCAGGGAAGACCAGGCATTCCTGGCCATCCTGGACCATctg GTGCAAAAGGTGAGCCAGGTAAAAGTGTAAGCACTCCTGGACCTCAGGGAGTACCTGGACCACGTGGAGTAAACGGCGAACCTGGAGCTCAAG GCAACAGAGGCCTGCAGGGAGACCCAGGGTTGCCGGGTTTCCCTGGACCAAAGGGTGATCAAGGACCCTCTGGAATTGGATTTCCAGGCCCAACTGGTCCGAAAG GAATCAGTGGAATTCCTGGAGCTCCAGGAGTACCAGGAGAGCCAGGAAGACCAGGACAGGATGGCTTGACTGGAAAATCTGGTACACCTGGacaaaaa GGTGAACCAGGGCGGGGTCTTCCAGGCCCAAAAGGTTCGCAGGGCCTCCCAGGAATTACTGGTTTCCAGGGTGAAAAGGGTGGCGTTGGACTACCTGGTATTCCTGGACAAGAAGGCCAGACAGGACCCCCAGGACCTCAGGGAGTCAAAG GTGACTTAGGACCGCCAGGACCTCCGGGACTGGTTGGCTTACCAGGTGCTCCAGGAAAAGGTTCCCCCGGAGCCCCTGGACCACAAGGACAAGCTGGAGAGCCTGGACCATACG GTAGGGAAGGTGTAAAAGGAGAAAAGGGCTACCCAGGTCCTCCTGGTCTGGACATGCCGGGGCCTCAGGGAGAGAAGGGAACCCCCGGGTTCCCAGGAAGCCCAGGTCCCAAAGGACTGCCAGGGCCGCACGGCCTACCAGGCCGGGACGGACCAATTGGAAACCAAG GTTCTAAAGGTGAAATGGGGGTCATGGGGACACCAGGAGTACCAGGATTCCCTGGACCACCTGGGACACCTGGATCTCCTGGACTAAGAG GTGATCCCGGCATTACTGGACCAAGAGGCAATGATGGAGAGACTGGAGCTAAAGGAGAAAGGGGAGATCGAGGTCTTCAGGGACCTCCTGGGAACATGAGCGAAGTTGACATGGAGCACATGAAGGGGGAGAAGGGAGATATTGGAAAACCAG GAGACCCTGGGTTCCCTGGAGAGCCTGGTGGTATAGGACAACCTGGACAGAAGGGCGCTGTAGGAGAGATGGGAATACCAG gtcCGTCTGGTCCAAAGGGTTCTAAAGGAGATATTGGTACACCAGGACATCATGGATTCAGAGGCACAGATGGACAGAAAGGAGACAAGGGAACAGCCGGAGTCCCAGGTATTGGGCTCCCAGGAACTCCAGGAGAAAAG GGTCAGACAGGCCAGCCAGGATTCCCAGGACCACCAGGAGAGAGGGGTCTGAAGGGTCTTGAGGGTATGCCTGGCCAGCCAGGACTCCAAGGAATCAAGGGAGACAAAGGAACCATTGGGTATTCAG gTCAGCCAGGTAGACCAGGCGAGAAGGGTGTGCCTGGGCTGCAGGGGTCTGAAGGAGAAAAAGGTCGAGACGGTCGGCCTG GTGAAGGGGGCTTGCAGGGACCTCCTGGTGTTCCAGGTGAAAAGGGAGAACCTGGAGTGGATGGCATCCCTGGATCCTcaggggagagaggagacacAG GTGCACCCGGCCGAGGTTTCCCCGGACCACCTGGAGTGCTTGGTGGCAAAG GTGACAAAGGTAGTCCTGGCTTCCCTGGCCCTCCTGGTCATCCAGGTGTTTCTGGTATCAAAGGCGACAAGGGACTTCCGGGCTCTCAGGGGGCCCAGGGGGAAACAGGAGAGAGGGGTCTCCCTGGTATCTCTCTGGAGGGCCCtaagggagagaggggagaaacAGGACAACCAGGAGAAGCAG GATCCTCAGGAGTACCAGGAACCTCTGGTGTGCCAGGCAGAAAcggacaaaaaggagacaaaggaGACCAGGGTCTTCCTGGTTTCCAGGGAGAGTCGGGACACAAGGGTGACCCTGGAGTTACTGGACTTCCT GGACAATCTGGCCTTCCAGGTATTGATggacagaaaggagagaggggatTGCAGGGTGTCCCTGGCTTCCCAG GTACAAGAGGTAATTTTGGGGACATTGGATTCAAAGGAGAAGTTGGAGACAGAGGATTCCCAGGAGAAAAGG GCAATGTAGGTCCCCCTGGTCCCCCCGGCCCCAGCATCTTCGTCAAAGGAGACATCGGATTCCAAGGGCCTCAAGGCCTCCCGGGACCCCAGGGGCCATCTGGGCTCCCTGGACAGAAAGGACTGCAAG GTGTTACAGGTATTCCGGGACCAAAAGGCGAAGATGGCATTCCTGGATACCATGGTCAGCCTGGGTCCAAAGGAGATCCTGGCCTTCCGGGGCCACAGG GACCTAGAGGACACCCTGGCCCCCCAGGACCTGACGGTGTTCCAGGTCAAGTGGGTCTCCCCGGCCCCTCCTCCATGGAACATGGGTTTCTGGTAACCCGTCATAGCCAAACGGTGGAGGTTCCACACTGCCCTGAGGGAACGTCGCTCATATATGATGGCTACTCCTTGCTCTACGTACAAGGCAACGAACGTTCCCATGGACAGGACTTAG GTACGGCAGGCAGCTGTCTAAGAAAGTTCAGCCCCATGCCCTTCCTCTTCTGTAACATTAACAACGTGTGCAACTTTGCCTCCCGTAATGACTACTCCTACTGGCTCACCTCCCCTGAGCCCATGCCCATGAGCATGGCACCCATCACTGGTGAAGGCATCAAACCCTTTATCAGCAG GTGTTCTGTGTGTGAAGCCCCAGCGATGGTGATAGCAATTCACAGTCAGACCATCATGATCCCCCCATGCCCTCACGGCTGGGACTCTCTGTGGAT